In Debaryomyces hansenii CBS767 chromosome A complete sequence, a genomic segment contains:
- a CDS encoding DEHA2D14630p (no similarity): MVDADRVAHHGIIRVRSSMASITTCSISLQ, encoded by the coding sequence ATGGTTGACGCCGACCGTGTGGCACACCACGGCATAATTAGAGTAAGATCGAGTATGGCATCAATTACGACTTGCCTGATCCTGCTACAATAG